A region of Faecalibacterium taiwanense DNA encodes the following proteins:
- a CDS encoding C40 family peptidase, with protein sequence MAKRPTRLRFTEDDLADSHVKKAADRADKAVDRAEKAADKLASKKAKPKLKLETDAAGSRKAKLRFEKAEFTEIERPSVAKHMASRGAAVTLTSKAHRAVSEYEDDNIGVQAVQETTKAVESTVYTVDHAVYSHKLKAYDKAEKLVEKSDKANVNALYEKFKKDNPDAGSNPFSRWQQKRAIKKEYAAAKAGKNTASTTASASKGAGKATGKAAQGAKNITERVTEFCTTHSKTILFVLIAGLLFMILSGMFSSCSAMFQGGTQIILGTSFTAKEEDIIGADNDYKALEAALRNKINNIERTHSGYDEYRYDLDEINHNPYELAAYLTVKFEDYTRDEVQATLQWLFEQQYELTLTEVVEIRTRTTSSTDPETGETTTEEEDYEYYILNVKLRNKGLNSVISNSGLSEDDMERYRILLQTRGNRPDIFGNDIYATPGGEYTDYDIPGEALTDTRFANMIREAEKYLGYPYVWGGSSPSTSFDCSGFVSYVINHCGNGWSVGRLTANGLMGVCDIIPKSSAKPGDLIFFQGTYDTSGASHVGIYVGNGMMIHCGNPISYASIESNYWQQHFYCFGRIRN encoded by the coding sequence ATGGCGAAAAGACCTACACGACTCCGTTTTACCGAAGATGACCTTGCAGATTCTCATGTGAAGAAAGCTGCCGACCGTGCAGATAAGGCGGTTGATAGGGCTGAAAAAGCGGCAGACAAATTGGCTTCTAAAAAGGCAAAGCCGAAGCTAAAGCTGGAAACAGATGCAGCCGGTTCCCGTAAAGCAAAGCTCCGTTTTGAAAAAGCGGAGTTTACGGAAATCGAGCGCCCATCTGTGGCAAAGCACATGGCAAGCCGTGGTGCCGCAGTCACGCTCACATCCAAAGCACATCGGGCGGTGTCAGAATATGAGGATGATAATATCGGCGTTCAGGCTGTGCAGGAAACGACCAAGGCTGTTGAATCCACTGTCTATACCGTCGATCATGCCGTTTACAGTCACAAGCTGAAAGCCTACGACAAGGCGGAAAAGCTGGTTGAGAAGTCAGATAAAGCAAATGTAAATGCCCTGTATGAGAAGTTCAAAAAGGACAACCCCGATGCCGGTTCCAATCCCTTTTCCCGTTGGCAACAGAAAAGGGCAATCAAGAAAGAATATGCTGCCGCCAAAGCCGGTAAGAATACCGCTTCGACAACGGCTTCTGCATCTAAGGGTGCAGGCAAGGCAACGGGCAAAGCAGCTCAGGGAGCCAAGAACATCACAGAAAGAGTAACGGAGTTCTGCACCACACACTCTAAAACGATTCTGTTTGTTTTGATTGCCGGACTGCTTTTTATGATACTCTCAGGGATGTTCTCGTCTTGTTCGGCTATGTTCCAAGGCGGCACACAGATCATTCTGGGAACTTCTTTTACTGCAAAAGAGGAAGATATTATTGGTGCGGACAATGATTACAAGGCTTTGGAAGCTGCGCTCCGCAATAAAATCAATAATATCGAGCGTACTCATAGCGGATATGACGAGTACCGGTATGACCTTGATGAAATCAACCACAATCCTTATGAGCTGGCGGCGTATTTGACGGTGAAGTTTGAGGATTACACCAGAGATGAGGTGCAGGCTACCCTGCAATGGCTATTTGAGCAACAATATGAGCTGACCCTGACGGAAGTAGTAGAGATTCGTACACGAACAACATCTTCTACTGATCCCGAAACGGGAGAGACAACAACAGAGGAAGAAGATTACGAATATTATATTCTGAATGTGAAGCTCAGAAATAAGGGCTTGAACAGTGTGATTTCAAATTCCGGCTTGTCGGAAGATGATATGGAGCGATATAGAATTTTGCTTCAGACAAGGGGCAACAGACCGGATATTTTCGGAAATGACATTTACGCCACCCCTGGCGGCGAGTACACCGATTATGATATTCCGGGCGAAGCGCTGACAGACACAAGATTTGCCAATATGATTCGGGAAGCTGAAAAATATCTGGGATACCCGTATGTGTGGGGCGGCAGCAGCCCGTCTACCTCCTTTGACTGCTCCGGATTTGTTTCCTATGTAATCAATCACTGCGGAAACGGTTGGAGTGTTGGTCGTTTGACCGCAAACGGTTTGATGGGCGTATGCGACATTATCCCGAAAAGCTCTGCCAAACCGGGAGATTTGATTTTCTTCCAAGGCACTTATGATACCTCCGGTGCATCACACGTTGGTATCTATGTTGGCAATGGTATGATGATCCACTGCGGAAACCCCATTTCCTACGCTTCTATCGAATCGAATTACTGGCAACAGCATTTTTACTGCTTCGGCAGAATCAGAAACTAA
- a CDS encoding DUF4315 family protein yields the protein MSAKLDRIGADLEKARKKRAEWDAKVKDLERRYREEENSEIHEMVHAANLNPEQLSELLRMFAADMAPKPDTINTMNEEETQNEI from the coding sequence TTGAGTGCCAAGTTAGACAGAATAGGTGCAGACCTTGAAAAAGCCCGTAAGAAACGGGCAGAATGGGATGCTAAGGTGAAAGACCTGGAACGCAGATACCGTGAGGAGGAAAATTCCGAAATCCATGAGATGGTTCATGCTGCGAACCTGAATCCCGAACAGCTTTCCGAGCTGCTCCGTATGTTTGCTGCGGATATGGCTCCGAAGCCTGATACGATCAATACTATGAATGAGGAGGAAACGCAGAATGAGATTTAA
- a CDS encoding VirB6/TrbL-like conjugal transfer protein, CD1112 family, whose amino-acid sequence MDSILQQITDWLKEMLVSAIMGNLSGMFESVNNQVGEIATFVGMTPANFSPGVFAMVRNISESVIIPIAGLILTFIACYELIQMIIDHNNLANFETWIFFKWVFKTFVAVMLITNTFNITMAVFDVTQHVINASAGIISGNTAIDASALETMEETLMAMDLGPLLGLFLQSFIVQVTMSALAIIIFVIVYGRMIEIYLMVSLAPIPLSTFGNREQSNIGQNYLRSLFAIGFQGFLIMICVGIYAVLIQSIAFSDDIIGSIWGVMGYTVLLCFTLFKTGSLAKGVFSAH is encoded by the coding sequence TTGGACAGCATACTCCAACAGATCACAGACTGGCTGAAAGAAATGCTCGTTTCAGCTATTATGGGAAATCTGTCGGGGATGTTTGAGTCCGTCAACAACCAGGTTGGCGAGATAGCAACCTTCGTTGGCATGACCCCGGCGAATTTTTCGCCGGGTGTCTTTGCCATGGTACGAAACATCTCCGAGTCAGTGATTATCCCAATCGCAGGCTTGATTCTGACCTTCATTGCCTGTTATGAGCTAATTCAGATGATTATTGACCACAACAATCTGGCAAATTTTGAAACCTGGATCTTCTTCAAATGGGTGTTCAAGACTTTTGTTGCGGTCATGTTAATCACAAACACATTCAATATCACGATGGCTGTGTTTGATGTGACACAGCACGTTATAAACGCAAGCGCCGGTATCATATCCGGAAATACTGCCATAGATGCTTCGGCATTGGAAACAATGGAAGAAACGCTGATGGCAATGGATTTGGGTCCTTTGCTCGGCTTGTTCCTGCAATCCTTTATCGTGCAGGTCACGATGTCCGCTTTGGCAATCATCATCTTTGTGATCGTCTACGGTCGAATGATTGAAATTTATCTGATGGTCAGCCTTGCCCCGATTCCGCTTTCCACTTTTGGAAACAGAGAACAGAGCAATATCGGACAGAATTATCTGCGTTCGCTGTTTGCAATCGGATTCCAGGGATTCCTGATTATGATCTGCGTGGGCATTTATGCGGTGCTGATTCAGTCTATCGCATTCAGTGATGACATCATCGGTTCTATCTGGGGTGTTATGGGCTACACCGTCCTTTTGTGCTTCACCCTGTTTAAGACTGGTTCGCTTGCGAAGGGTGTATTCAGCGCTCACTAA
- a CDS encoding DUF3847 domain-containing protein encodes MDKSREELEKEYAEATAKLEQYQHRGQRYENRIRYYTQGERKKRNHRLITRGGAVESIAPEVRGMSERAFFLLMEKVFSLPEVAALVSQATDQQESG; translated from the coding sequence ATGGACAAGTCACGCGAAGAATTAGAGAAAGAGTATGCTGAGGCCACCGCTAAGTTGGAGCAGTACCAGCACAGAGGCCAGCGGTATGAGAACCGCATCCGCTACTACACCCAAGGCGAAAGGAAGAAGCGAAACCACCGACTTATCACCCGTGGCGGAGCGGTGGAGAGTATCGCCCCGGAGGTGCGCGGCATGAGCGAAAGGGCCTTTTTTCTTTTGATGGAAAAGGTCTTTTCCCTGCCGGAAGTTGCCGCCCTGGTGAGCCAAGCCACTGACCAGCAGGAAAGCGGATAA
- a CDS encoding PrgI family protein, whose amino-acid sequence MAAYIPVPRDLTRVKTKVFFNLTKRQLLCFGAAALIGVPIFFLVKATGNVSLAALSMMIVMLPLFFLAMYEKDSQPLEVVVEHFIQTKFVRPKVRPYQTDNYYDALMRQYKLEKEVERIVFQKEATGKKHQNACKSESEAAARN is encoded by the coding sequence TTGGCAGCGTATATTCCCGTACCTCGTGACCTGACGAGGGTAAAAACAAAAGTGTTCTTCAATCTGACGAAACGGCAGTTACTTTGCTTTGGTGCGGCGGCGCTCATCGGAGTGCCGATTTTCTTTCTGGTCAAAGCAACCGGAAATGTGAGCCTTGCAGCACTGTCCATGATGATCGTCATGTTACCGTTGTTCTTTCTGGCAATGTATGAAAAGGATAGTCAGCCGTTGGAAGTGGTTGTAGAACACTTCATTCAGACCAAATTCGTTCGTCCCAAGGTTCGCCCTTATCAGACGGACAACTATTATGACGCTTTGATGCGTCAGTACAAACTGGAAAAGGAGGTTGAACGAATTGTTTTTCAAAAAGAAGCCACAGGCAAGAAACATCAAAATGCCTGCAAATCTGAATCGGAAGCAGCAGCGAGAAATTAA
- a CDS encoding DUF4366 domain-containing protein, which translates to MRFKKIGAALLACAMCFGVFSTTAFAYVDESVATEEPAVEEKVPETEPEEPMLPLTPDGNLTLVDDAGSPTKSGKQFITAVTKNGNYFYIIIDRDDKGEETVHFLNQVDEADLLKLMDEEEVAEFTKPVEETKPEVVETVPEITEPTPEEKPKSTNMLPAILTLIVLACGGGFFVFKKVQEKKKAQEAAKPDPDADYVDDDEDYGYDPEFEDDDEDSSVDEDDNEPV; encoded by the coding sequence ATGAGATTTAAGAAAATTGGAGCCGCATTGCTGGCGTGTGCAATGTGTTTTGGCGTGTTTTCTACAACGGCATTTGCCTATGTAGATGAAAGCGTAGCGACTGAAGAACCTGCGGTCGAAGAAAAAGTTCCCGAAACAGAGCCGGAGGAGCCGATGCTACCGCTTACTCCCGACGGCAATCTGACTTTGGTTGATGACGCTGGCTCGCCTACGAAAAGCGGAAAGCAGTTCATTACCGCTGTAACCAAAAACGGAAACTACTTCTATATCATCATTGACCGTGATGATAAGGGCGAGGAAACCGTGCATTTTCTGAATCAGGTGGATGAAGCCGACCTGCTCAAGCTGATGGACGAGGAAGAAGTTGCAGAGTTCACCAAGCCGGTTGAGGAAACAAAGCCGGAAGTAGTTGAAACAGTTCCTGAAATTACAGAACCGACACCGGAGGAAAAGCCGAAATCCACAAATATGCTCCCGGCGATTCTTACTCTGATTGTGCTTGCCTGTGGTGGTGGATTCTTCGTATTTAAGAAAGTCCAGGAAAAGAAGAAGGCACAGGAAGCGGCAAAGCCTGACCCAGATGCTGATTATGTGGACGATGACGAGGACTATGGGTACGATCCGGAGTTTGAGGACGACGATGAAGATAGCTCCGTCGATGAAGATGATAATGAACCTGTGTAA
- a CDS encoding Maff2 family mobile element protein, giving the protein MAFFNSAVTVLQTLVIALGAGLGIWGAINLLEGYGNDNPGAKSQGMKQLMAGGGVALIGTTLVPLLSGLFG; this is encoded by the coding sequence ATGGCATTTTTCAATAGCGCAGTAACCGTTCTTCAGACTCTCGTTATCGCTCTGGGCGCAGGTCTTGGCATCTGGGGTGCAATCAATCTGCTTGAGGGCTACGGCAACGATAACCCCGGCGCAAAGTCCCAGGGCATGAAGCAGCTCATGGCTGGCGGCGGTGTTGCCCTCATCGGCACCACCCTTGTACCTCTGCTCTCCGGACTGTTCGGTTAA
- a CDS encoding transposon-encoded TnpW family protein — translation MVKTVGGTTFDIYFHFSQTSRETFTDKVLRLIQSDVVTS, via the coding sequence ATGGTAAAGACCGTTGGCGGTACGACCTTTGATATTTATTTCCATTTCAGCCAGACCAGCCGGGAAACCTTTACCGACAAGGTACTGCGCCTTATTCAATCCGATGTTGTAACCTCATAA
- the ltrA gene encoding group II intron reverse transcriptase/maturase, translating into MQRKELLKKSAIRHAEYYGMVEVQDALYADSANKKIFTDLISIIGSDANIKMAYRNLKSNKGSNTPGVDGKTFKDLAEMSEEALVRCVRDKILNYQPKAVRRVYIPKPNGKMRPLGIPTVIDRIVQQSVLQVMEPICEAKFYRHSYGFRPNRSTKNAVAVCYKLAQVDGFHYVVDVDIKGFFDSVDHGKLLKQIWTLGIRDKRLISLIGKMLKAPIEENGVRTVPDKGTPQGGVLSPLLANIVLNELDWWIASQWEEMPAKHPLKSDIYMNKNGTPNKGNLYKKLRQSRLKECHIVRYADDFKIFCRSYSDASKLKHAVEQWLMDRLKLETSPDKSRITNLTKGYSDFLGIKFKLYKKGKKWSIKSHMTDKAINSQRVKLKNAMARACKSHESEQSQHDDLIRYNQAVIGMHQYYNMATMINADVHRLFPSIDITMKTRLNSRADLSKEKPPTLKGAMDEYFYQKYGESKQVRYINGMIVVPVAYCRTQNPMFYRVDTNRYTPQGRERIHRMLAKSEYGETLLKLSRDNDTNHSIEFCDNRLSRFVASKGKCELSKVSLAFEDVECIYLNPPSQGGTDEYANLRIVHKDIKSLIYSNDVKIIKSLIDLFDCRAPAKIAKLNKWRAKAGLEAINLITINQSLK; encoded by the coding sequence ATGCAAAGAAAGGAATTGTTAAAGAAAAGTGCTATCCGTCATGCTGAGTATTACGGCATGGTCGAAGTACAGGATGCATTATATGCGGATAGTGCGAACAAAAAGATTTTCACGGATCTGATAAGTATTATCGGTTCAGATGCCAATATCAAAATGGCATATCGTAATCTCAAATCAAACAAAGGAAGCAACACGCCTGGTGTCGACGGTAAGACCTTTAAGGACTTAGCTGAGATGTCAGAGGAAGCATTGGTTCGATGCGTTAGGGACAAAATCCTTAACTATCAACCCAAAGCGGTCAGAAGGGTGTATATCCCAAAGCCGAATGGAAAAATGCGACCATTAGGAATTCCTACTGTAATAGATAGGATTGTACAACAAAGCGTATTGCAGGTTATGGAGCCTATATGCGAAGCCAAGTTTTATCGGCACAGCTATGGTTTCAGACCGAATCGTAGCACTAAGAATGCCGTTGCCGTGTGTTACAAACTGGCGCAGGTGGACGGATTCCACTATGTAGTTGATGTAGATATCAAGGGATTCTTTGATAGCGTTGACCATGGGAAGCTACTGAAACAGATATGGACGTTGGGAATTCGGGATAAAAGGCTGATTTCCTTGATAGGAAAGATGCTGAAAGCCCCCATTGAAGAAAACGGGGTTAGAACGGTACCCGATAAAGGCACGCCACAGGGCGGTGTACTTAGTCCCTTACTGGCAAATATTGTGCTGAATGAGCTTGATTGGTGGATAGCCAGTCAATGGGAGGAAATGCCTGCAAAGCATCCTCTGAAAAGCGATATTTATATGAATAAAAATGGTACTCCGAATAAAGGGAATCTGTACAAGAAGTTGCGACAGTCCAGATTGAAAGAGTGCCACATAGTGAGATATGCGGATGATTTTAAGATATTTTGCAGGTCGTATTCTGATGCTTCCAAGCTAAAGCATGCGGTCGAGCAATGGCTAATGGACAGACTAAAGCTGGAAACATCTCCAGATAAGTCACGAATTACGAATCTTACCAAAGGCTATAGCGACTTCTTAGGCATAAAATTTAAACTTTACAAGAAGGGAAAGAAATGGTCTATCAAGTCTCATATGACTGACAAAGCCATCAATTCTCAACGAGTGAAGCTGAAAAATGCCATGGCGCGGGCCTGTAAATCTCACGAGAGTGAACAATCACAGCACGATGACCTCATCAGATACAACCAAGCAGTCATTGGTATGCATCAGTACTATAACATGGCTACTATGATAAATGCAGATGTTCACAGACTGTTCCCGTCGATTGACATAACCATGAAGACGAGACTGAATAGTCGGGCTGACCTCTCCAAGGAAAAACCGCCGACATTGAAAGGTGCGATGGACGAATATTTCTATCAGAAATATGGGGAGTCCAAACAGGTTAGATATATCAATGGTATGATTGTCGTTCCTGTAGCATACTGTAGGACGCAAAATCCAATGTTCTACCGAGTGGACACCAATCGTTACACCCCACAGGGACGTGAACGTATTCACCGCATGCTTGCTAAATCTGAATATGGAGAAACGCTGTTGAAGTTGAGTAGAGATAACGACACGAATCATAGTATCGAATTCTGTGACAACCGCCTATCAAGATTTGTGGCATCAAAGGGTAAGTGTGAACTCTCAAAGGTGTCCCTTGCGTTTGAAGATGTGGAATGCATATATCTTAATCCACCAAGCCAAGGTGGTACGGATGAATATGCAAACCTCAGAATCGTACACAAAGATATAAAGAGCCTTATCTATTCTAATGACGTGAAAATCATCAAGTCCCTCATCGATTTATTCGATTGTAGGGCACCTGCCAAGATTGCAAAGCTCAACAAATGGAGAGCTAAAGCAGGATTGGAAGCAATTAACCTTATAACAATTAACCAGAGTTTGAAGTAA
- the tet gene encoding TetM/TetW/TetO/TetS family tetracycline resistance ribosomal protection protein, with translation MKIINIGILAHVDAGKTTLTESLLYTSGAIEAPGSVDQGTTRTDTMFLERQRGITIQTAVTSFQWHDCKVNIVDTPGHMDFLAEVYRSLAILDGAILVVSAKDGVQAQTRILFHALQVMKIPTVIFINKIDQDGIDLPGVYQSIRDKLSANMIIKQNVQLSPDISIMENMGLENWDTVIADCDELLEKYIAGEPMDKEELLREENRRIQSVSLFPVYHGSAKVNLGIRQLIEAVTDTFQSPTGQNSSELCGTVFKVEYANQSQRLAYLRLYSGTLHLRDSVALAGKEKLKITEMRIPSKGEIVRTEIAHAGEIVIVPCDSLRLNDVLGNKLLLPRETWSDNPLPLLRTTIAPEKPEQRERLLNALTEIADTDPLLRYEVDAVTHEIILSFLGRVQLEIISDLLVEKYQLNTTAKEPTVIYMERPLKAVSHTIHIEVPPNPFWASIGLSVTPLPLGTGVQYESKVSVGYLNQSFQNAVLDGIRYGLEQGVYGWKVTDCKICFEYGLYYSPVSTPADFRSLAPIVLEQVLKKAGTQLLEPYLSFTLYAPQEYLSRAYHDAPKYCASIETTQVKNSEVIFTGEIPARCVQEYRNDLTFYTNGRSVCLTELKGYQIASGEPVFQPRRPNTRIDKVRHMFNKILPSMMDL, from the coding sequence ATGAAAATCATCAATATTGGCATTCTTGCTCATGTAGACGCAGGTAAGACGACCTTGACGGAGAGCCTGTTATATACCAGCGGAGCAATCGAGGCGCCCGGCAGTGTGGATCAGGGAACAACGAGAACGGACACCATGTTTTTAGAGCGGCAGCGTGGAATCACCATTCAAACGGCGGTCACTTCCTTTCAGTGGCACGATTGTAAGGTCAACATTGTGGATACTCCTGGGCATATGGATTTCTTAGCGGAGGTCTATCGCTCCCTTGCCATTCTTGACGGAGCGATTTTGGTTGTTTCTGCAAAAGACGGCGTTCAGGCGCAGACCCGTATTCTGTTTCATGCTCTGCAAGTAATGAAAATCCCAACTGTTATCTTTATTAACAAAATCGACCAGGACGGGATTGACCTGCCAGGTGTGTATCAGTCTATCCGAGATAAGCTCTCCGCAAATATGATTATTAAGCAGAACGTGCAGCTTTCCCCGGATATATCCATCATGGAAAACATGGGGCTGGAGAATTGGGATACCGTGATTGCGGACTGTGATGAATTGTTGGAGAAATATATTGCCGGAGAACCAATGGACAAAGAAGAACTTCTGCGGGAGGAAAACAGGAGAATCCAAAGCGTCTCTCTGTTTCCGGTCTATCATGGCAGTGCCAAGGTAAACTTGGGAATCCGACAACTCATTGAAGCGGTCACAGATACATTCCAATCACCCACCGGGCAGAACAGCTCTGAATTGTGCGGAACTGTGTTCAAAGTTGAGTACGCAAACCAGAGCCAACGCCTTGCCTATCTGCGGTTGTATAGCGGTACGCTTCATTTGCGGGATTCCGTAGCCTTGGCAGGGAAAGAAAAACTGAAAATTACGGAAATGCGTATCCCCTCAAAGGGTGAGATTGTCCGAACAGAGATTGCCCATGCGGGCGAGATCGTCATTGTACCCTGCGACAGTTTGCGGCTGAATGATGTGCTGGGAAACAAACTGCTGCTGCCCCGTGAAACGTGGAGCGACAATCCTCTCCCTTTGCTGCGGACAACAATTGCACCAGAGAAACCAGAACAGAGGGAACGCTTGTTAAACGCCTTGACAGAAATTGCGGATACCGACCCGCTTCTGCGCTATGAAGTAGACGCTGTGACCCATGAGATCATTCTCTCCTTTTTGGGCCGGGTACAATTGGAAATTATCTCTGATCTTCTGGTGGAAAAATATCAGCTCAACACAACTGCAAAAGAACCTACCGTCATCTATATGGAGAGGCCATTGAAAGCGGTAAGTCACACCATTCATATCGAAGTGCCGCCCAATCCATTCTGGGCGTCCATCGGGCTGTCCGTCACCCCTCTCCCCCTTGGCACCGGAGTGCAGTATGAGAGCAAAGTTTCCGTTGGATACTTGAATCAGAGTTTTCAAAACGCTGTATTGGATGGTATCCGCTACGGTCTGGAACAAGGCGTGTATGGATGGAAGGTAACGGACTGTAAAATCTGTTTTGAGTATGGGCTTTATTATAGTCCGGTCAGCACTCCCGCAGACTTTCGGTCATTGGCACCTATTGTATTGGAGCAGGTGTTGAAAAAGGCGGGGACGCAGCTATTGGAACCATATCTTTCTTTTACACTCTATGCGCCGCAGGAATATCTCTCCAGAGCTTATCATGACGCACCAAAATATTGCGCGAGTATTGAAACGACCCAGGTTAAAAACAGCGAGGTGATTTTTACTGGCGAAATCCCTGCCCGCTGTGTGCAAGAGTACCGCAATGACCTCACCTTTTATACAAACGGGAGAAGCGTTTGTTTAACAGAATTGAAGGGGTATCAAATCGCCAGCGGCGAACCAGTTTTTCAGCCACGCCGCCCAAACACCCGGATTGATAAGGTGCGCCATATGTTCAACAAAATTCTCCCATCAATGATGGACTTATAA
- a CDS encoding helix-turn-helix domain-containing protein — protein MTWWITDTSIGQRLKFVRRFRRLTQKELGLLMGYSEKTADVRIAQYEKNARTPNAETTAKLAEVLKVSPVVFSPTICASREDLLQSMYWLFLMKGGGDIYDCETEYARSRMEQKLGVITVEEFLEKILVN, from the coding sequence ATGACTTGGTGGATCACGGATACCTCTATTGGGCAGCGATTGAAGTTCGTTAGACGATTTCGCCGCCTTACCCAGAAAGAGCTTGGACTCCTGATGGGGTATTCCGAGAAAACAGCGGATGTCCGTATTGCTCAGTATGAGAAAAACGCTCGAACCCCTAATGCAGAAACCACAGCGAAACTCGCAGAGGTTCTGAAGGTTTCACCTGTCGTTTTTTCACCGACAATCTGTGCTTCTCGTGAAGATTTGTTGCAGTCAATGTATTGGCTGTTTCTTATGAAAGGTGGTGGTGATATATATGATTGTGAAACTGAATATGCAAGAAGCAGAATGGAACAGAAACTTGGCGTGATAACCGTCGAGGAGTTCCTTGAAAAGATTCTCGTAAACTAA